One window of the Vigna radiata var. radiata cultivar VC1973A chromosome 1, Vradiata_ver6, whole genome shotgun sequence genome contains the following:
- the LOC106774557 gene encoding uncharacterized protein LOC106774557: protein MDPPPLSAATITTHKNHPDSIESSSPRSRNAEIWSDENLPAVPGAKLRLMCSYGGHIMPRPHDKTLCYVGGDTRIVVVDRHSSLKDLCSRLSRTILHGRPFTLKYQLPNEDLDSLITVTTDEDLDNMVEEYDRITAKGAASSRLRVFLFFTKPEASVSMGSLLDDVKSETWFVDALNNSGMLNRVVSDTAAGDSFVNLDGGGGVSASGSSNNLEALPDTNNNKAKNLPDVVQSSPGSPMMENSSSSSPSFSPSLANLPPIRVRVDDNSSRLQQENKVGGLPEEQLVQMTIASGLKQDDGLVSVVSSAVAAPAIPAAVTMPSVGVVTTSDNVMNRVLSEDERSDLGFRKPPLPLQLVQPRTSGGLNLPSPDSVTSDSSIASANSFSKTVYYQDQVQAAQLDNKLVALPNGKSEISDQVIQVHGQVQDSGYPLPPQLDQNRQLQQQKPLVHASSHYIHHPAATGQIPVSSYYPVYAPPPQQQLHPPIGQQQYPVYVMPVGPTQVTQPYNMALQHNMGDPNVLLSGRTLIPQSAVTSAAYKDGTPPIYPTKSVSPTIPEVTPSVYKAPPPVASNPAYAPIPPNQFQPQYVGLSQFHHPPQSIAVAPSSTTTNYGYEYGGHVQDQAYYTQQQTTTAPLLPQYQSMTPAAAAAALSDASKQFPADTIQQQNRASQPV from the exons ATGGATCCTCCACCTCTCTCTGCCGCAACCATCACCACTCATAAAAATCATCCTGATTCCATAGAGTCTTCTTCTCCGCGTTCCCGCAATGCAGAAATATGGAGTGATGAGAATTTACCGGCCGTTCCTGGGGCCAAGCTGCGCCTCATGTGCAGCTATGGTGGCCACATCATGCCACGCCCTCATGACAAGACTCTCTGCTACGTCGGCGGTGATACAAGGATTGTGGTGGTGGACCGCCACTCTTCGTTGAAAGATCTGTGTTCACGGCTTTCCCGAACCATTCTCCATGGAAGACCCTTCACACTGAAGTACCAGCTTCCCAATGAAGACCTTGACAGCCTCATCACTGTCACCACTGATGAAGATCTTGACAACATGGTGGAAGAGTATGATCGAATTACGGCGAAAGGCGCGGCTTCTTCACGGCTGAGGGTGTTCCTGTTCTTCACCAAACCCGAGGCCTCAGTTTCAATGGGATCACTACTTGATGATGTGAAGTCAGAGACATGGTTTGTTGATGCACTCAACAACTCTGGAATGTTAAACAGAGTAGTTTCTGATACTGCTGCAGGGGATTCTTTTGTGAACcttgatggtggtggtggtgttagtGCTAGTGGTTCAAGCAACAACTTGGAGGCTTTGCCTGATACTAACAATAACAAGGCCAAGAACTTGCCTGATGTGGTTCAATCAAGTCCTGGTTCACCTATGATGGAGAACAGttcctcttcttctccttctttctctcCTTCTCTGGCAAATCTGCCGCCCATTCGGGTACGTGTTGATGACAACAGTAGTAGGCTTCAACAAGAGAACAAGGTTGGGGGGCTGCCGGAGGAGCAGTTGGTTCAGATGACAATTGCAAGTGGGCTGAAGCAAGATGATGGGTTGGTGAGTGTGGTTTCTTCTGCAGTGGCTGCACCTGCAATTCCTGCAGCTGTGACTATGCCATCTGTTGGGGTGGTTACTACCAGTGATAATGTGATGAACAGAGTTCTTTCTGAGGACGAGAGATCTGATCTCGGGTTTCGGAAGCCCCCTTTACCACTGCAGCTTGTGCAGCCAAGGACTAGTGGTGGTTTGAATTTGCCTTCTCCTGATTCAGTTACAAG TGATAGCAGTATTGCATCTGCAAATTCTTTCTCCAAGACTGTTTACTATCAAGACCAAGTCCAAGCTGCACAACTAGACAACAAACTAGTTGCTTTACCAAATGGCAAGAGTGAAATATCTGATCAGGTGATTCAGGTCCATGGTCAAGTTCAGGATTCTGGCTACCCATTACCCCCACAATTAGATCAAAATAGGCAACTTCAGCAGCAAAAGCCCTTGGTCCATGCCAGCTCTCACTACATCCACCACCCTGCAGCCACAGGGCAAATACCAGTTTCATCATACTACCCAGTTTATGCCCCACCACCTCAACAACAACTTCACCCTCCAATTGGTCAGCAACAGTACCCAGTTTATGTGATGCCTGTTGGACCCACACAAGTAACACAACCATACAACATGGCCTTGCAGCACAACATGGGTGACCCAAATGTGTTACTCTCAGGCAGAACCCTAATACCACAAAGTGCTGTTACCTCAGCAGCATACAAGGATGGTACTCCACCTATCTATCCCACCAAATCAGTTAGCCCTACTATACCTGAGGTGACTCCAAGTGTTTACAAGGCTCCTCCTCCTGTGGCCTCAAACCCTGCATATGCTCCAATACCTCCCAACCAATTTCAGCCACAGTATGTGGGGTTGTCTCAGTTCCATCATCCACCACAGTCCATTGCTGTGGCTCCCTCTAGTACTACTACTAATTATGGTTATGAATATGGTGGCCATGTGCAAGACCAAGCTTACTACACCCAACAACAAACCACTACAGCTCCATTGCTTCCTCAGTATCAATCCATGACCCCAGCTGCAGCAGCTGCAGCACTGTCAGATGCTTCCAAACAGTTTCCTGCAGACACCATTCAGCAGCAAAATAGAGCATCACAGCCAGTATGA
- the LOC106773804 gene encoding uncharacterized protein LOC106773804, producing the protein MPVVTEHMKWRRPRNQFGCPISETDPNPQIPSTIQSSHTKFTISSLLSSFSTSNETTHVRDQNSTKNSKKFSTASFRGLGCTVKASQKVSVPTVIRSSADWEGKRSRKKKHRTNGNSNSNKTCDGVVDDVSGGTCVDFQDVWCGPGIGFSTDAAAAASVDCVVARKDASARGKLDVVERERSSYFGRRIVKPENFSFLDDESDIFTARTGLDPFGTARFYRHVPHPSPDGLPEIMIIRGRRIIMGGRFNSHDQFRDWRLDVDNMSYEQLLELGERIGHVSTGLKEDEMGHNIRKVKLSSSNDASKHQEDKKCSVCQEEYEAGDELGKLKCDHSYHFQCIKQWLVHKNFCPVCKQEVVVRP; encoded by the exons ATGCCTGTTGTGACTGAACACATGAAGTGGAGAAGACCAAGAAACCAATTCGGATGCCCCATTTCAGAAACTGACCCAAATCCTCAAATCCCTTCTACAATCCAATCATCTCACACCAAATTCACCATCTCTTCTCTCTTATCTTCATTCTCCACCTCTAATGAAACCACACATGTCAGAGACCAAAACAGCACCAAAAACAGCAAAAAATTCTCTACAGCAAGCTTCAGAGGACTCGGTTGCACTGTCAAAGCATCACAGAAGGTTTCTGTGCCCACGGTGATCCGGTCCTCGGCGGATTGGGAAGGAAAGAGGAGCAGGAAGAAAAAACACAGGACGAACGGTAACAGTAACAGTAACAAGACATGTGATGGGGTTGTTGATGATGTTTCTGGTGGAACATGTGTGGATTTTCAGGATGTTTGGTGTGGTCCCGGTATTGGGTTCTCAACAgatgctgctgctgctgcatctGTGGACTGTGTTGTGGCTAGGAAGGATGCTTCTGCAAGAGGAAAACTTGATGTGGTGGAGAGGGAG CGTTCATCTTACTTTGGAAGGCGCATTGTAAAGCCAGAAAACTTCTCTTTTCTGGATGATGAATCTGATATCTTCACAGCACGTACTGGGTTAGACCCTTTTGGAACTGCTAGATTCTATCGCCACGTTCCACATCCTTCTCCTGATGGTCTTCCTGAG ATAATGATAATCCGAGGAAGAAGAATAATAATGGGGGGTCGCTTTAACTCACACGACCAATTTAGAGACTGGAGACTTGATGTTGATAACATGTCATACGAG CAATTGCTTGAGCTGGGTGAGAGAATAGGTCATGTCAGCACTGGACTCAAAGAAGATGAGATGGGACACAACATAAGGAAAGTTAAACTTTCAAGTTCAAATGATGCATCAAAGCATCAAGAAGACAAAAAGTGCAGTGTTTGTCAG GAGGAGTATGAAGCAGGTGATGAGTTGGGGAAATTGAAGTGTGATCACAGCTATCACTTTCAGTGTATAAAACAGTGGCTTGTGCATAAAAACTTCTGTCCAGTTTGTAAGCAAGAAGTTGTTGTTCGACCCTAA
- the LOC106764588 gene encoding uncharacterized protein LOC106764588: MLLNHIAAGFCWVDPQQPDRNHETRLASYGFHRRRVTPPSAAFQGVRMEKNGRQRRSICTADELHRVVVSNSDWKLALWRYLPSPEAPLRNHPLLLLSGVATNAIGYDLSPESSFARYMSAQGFDTWILEVRGVGLSTIGDSLEENEECLKNLSEIDSAISDEIGKNSASPARSIRLENLGSPEVTTKFEEMRLTRSFMDIFTRISEKLAGFLNPDSLEGGKNSALVGQIKDFNRRLRAIIEGQQLFPAQILELQDRFSATLEEFQKQLQLIVKYDWDFDHYLEEDVPAAMEYIRAQCQPRDGKLLAIGHSMGGILLYARLSRCCFEGKDSGLASVVTLASSLDYTPSKSSLKLLLPLAEPAQALNIPAIPVGPLMATVYPLASYPPYVLSWLNSQISAQDMMDQKLFEKLVLNNFCTIPSKILLQLSSVFQEGGLRDRSGTFFYKDHLCKIDVPVLAVAGDQDLICPPEAVYETVKLIPEDLITYKVFGELDGPHYAHYDLVGGRLAADELYPCITEFLSQHDMV, translated from the exons atgcttCTTAATCACATTGCCGCCGGATTCTGTTGGGTCGACCCGCAACAACCCGACCGGAACCACGAAACCCGACTCGCTTCCTATGGTTTCCATCGCCGGCGGGTGACGCCGCCGAGTGCGGCGTTCCAAGGCGTGCGAATGGAGAAGAATGGCCGCCAACGGCGATCGATATGCACCGCCGATGAGCTTCACCGGGTCGTGGTTTCGAACTCCGATTGGAAGCTCGCTCTGTGGCGCTACCTTCCTTCTCCCGAG GCACCGTTGAGGAATCACCCGCTTTTGTTGTTGTCAGGGGTTGCTACCAATGCAATTGGCTATGATCTCTCTCCTGAG TCTTCATTTGCTCGGTACATGTCGGCACAAGGTTTTGATACGTGGATTCTTGAGGTTCGGGGTGTTGGGTTGAGCACTATTGGAGATAGCCTGGAGGAAAATGAGGAATGCCTAAAGAATTTGTCTGAGATTGATTCTGCTATTAGTGATGAAATTGGTAAAAACAGTGCTTCTCCAGCAAGAtcaataagacttgagaacctTGGCTCTCCCGAAGTTACAACTAAATTTGAGGAAATGAGGTTAACAAGGAGTTTCATGGACATTTTTACAAGGATATCTGAAAAGCTTGCAGGCTTTCTGAATCCGG ATTCGTTGGAGGGAGGAAAGAACTCTGCACTTGTTGGTCAAATCAAGGATTTCAATCGGAGACTTCGAGCTATTATTGAAGGTCAACAGTTGTTCCCAGCACAGATTTTAGAACTGCAAGACCGATTTTCTGCCACTCTAGAAGAGTTTCAGAAACAGCTTCAGTTGATTGTTAAGTATGATTGGGACTTTGACCATTATCTGGAAGAGGATGTACCTGCAGCG ATGGAGTACATAAGAGCTCAATGCCAGCCAAGGGATGGAAAATTGCTTGCAATTGGTCACTCAATGGGGGGTATCTTGTTGTATGCAAGGCTTTCACGTTGCT GTTTTGAAGGAAAGGATTCTGGGTTGGCATCTGTTGTTACTTTGGCATCATCACTGGACTATACCCCTTCAAAATCATCTCTCAAGTTACTTTTACCCCTG GCAGAACCTGCTCAGGCTTTGAACATTCCTGCTATTCCAGTTGGGCCATTGATGGCCACTGTTTATCCCCTTGCTAGCTACCCTCCGTATGTTTTATCTTGGCTGAATTCTCAGATTTCAGCTCAAGATATGATGGATCAAAAACTGTTTGAGAAGCTTGTTTTGAATAACTTCT GTACCATACCTTCCAAGATTCTGTTGCAGTTATCATCAGTTTTCCAAGAAGGTGGTCTACGTGACAGGAGTGGAACATTCTTCTACAAGGACCATCTCTGCAAAATTGATGTTCCTGTCTTAGCCGTCGCTGGTGATCAAGACTTGATCTGTCCTCCTGAAGCTGTATATG AAACGGTGAAGCTTATTCCTGAAGATTTGATTACATACAAAGTCTTTGGGGAGCTTGATGGTCCACACTATGCCCACTATGACTTAGTGGGTGGTCGTCTg GCTGCAGATGAACTGTATCCATGTATAACTGAATTTCTCAGTCAACATGACATGGTTTAG